From Acidobacteriota bacterium, one genomic window encodes:
- a CDS encoding cob(I)yrinic acid a,c-diamide adenosyltransferase encodes MSIATKTGDKGKTALIGGERVSKADFRVETYGTIDELGAAMGFARSICGDAAINDLTKTIQRELFLVAGSVANPKFEDAPKPYVTPEMVDQLTAEVTRIESMEGILSDWSLPGDVSSAAAYDIARTICRRAERCVVRMHESGENVDTQIITYLNRLSDLLWLIGRLLELNAGVDSSLRDDEHKGSKWSRAW; translated from the coding sequence ATGAGCATTGCGACAAAAACGGGTGACAAGGGCAAAACGGCGCTGATTGGCGGCGAGCGCGTTTCGAAGGCTGACTTTCGGGTCGAAACTTACGGGACGATCGATGAACTCGGCGCGGCGATGGGCTTTGCGCGTTCGATCTGCGGCGATGCGGCGATCAACGATCTGACGAAGACGATCCAGCGCGAACTTTTTCTGGTGGCCGGGTCGGTTGCGAACCCAAAATTCGAAGACGCGCCGAAGCCTTATGTGACGCCGGAAATGGTCGATCAACTGACCGCGGAAGTCACCCGGATCGAGTCGATGGAAGGGATATTGTCGGACTGGAGCCTTCCCGGCGACGTTTCATCGGCGGCTGCATACGACATCGCCCGGACGATCTGCCGCCGCGCCGAGCGCTGCGTCGTTCGGATGCACGAGTCGGGCGAGAACGTCGACACGCAGATCATCACCTATCTCAATCGCCTTTCGGACCTCCTCTGGCTGATCGGCCGCTTGCTCGAACTCAACGCCGGCGTCGATTCCTCGCTTCGCGACGACGAACACAAGGGCTCAAAGTGGTCGCGGGCCTGGTGA
- a CDS encoding M1 family metallopeptidase, with amino-acid sequence MRIRVALPVILFLFAAVLAAPAQKFAEDIHSYAEPNAVHVVSVALDWTVSFEEKSIKGSATLTIVRTDPNRPLILDTRDLKIERVETSPVYSGDFTGTTFELAPADKILGSKLTVQLPAVAKRVRVFYSTSPTASGLQWLSPEQTAGKKQPFMFSQAQAIHARSFIPIQDSPQIRVTYSARVRTPRNLLAVMSAAGNRQTKGRSGDYGFLMSHSVPPYLIAIAVGDLSFKSLGPRTGVYTEPSMIAKSAYELADTEKMVTATEKIYGPYRWKRYDLLVLPPSFPFGGMENPMLTFATPTILAGDRSLVSLVAHELAHSWSGNLVTNATWRDFWLNEGFTTYLERRIIEAVYGEKRREMEAMLGKRTLLSELAELPQSDQILHIDLAGRDPDEGMTNVAYEKGALFLRFLEEKFGRAEFDRFVKGYFDAHAFKSITTETFAAYLDKNLLSVRPGIVSRADADAWMTQPGLPSNAPDPQSESFARVAAQANEYLAGKLKLKAIATKAWTTQEWLQFLKTMPSDLDSTKMAELDKAFGFTKIGNSEVSFQWLLMSIRSDYRPAVPRLEEFLTTIGRRKFVRPLYTELVKTPGGLKLACSIYSKARPGYHPITQSSVDAIVKCN; translated from the coding sequence ATGAGAATTCGTGTTGCACTGCCGGTTATCCTTTTTTTGTTCGCAGCGGTCCTTGCGGCCCCGGCGCAGAAGTTCGCCGAAGACATCCATTCTTACGCCGAACCGAATGCGGTCCACGTGGTGAGCGTTGCTCTCGATTGGACGGTTTCGTTCGAAGAAAAGTCGATCAAGGGTTCGGCGACGTTGACCATCGTCAGAACCGACCCGAACCGGCCGCTGATTCTCGACACCCGCGACCTCAAGATCGAACGCGTCGAAACTTCGCCCGTATACTCGGGGGATTTTACCGGCACGACCTTTGAACTCGCGCCCGCCGACAAGATCCTCGGCTCGAAGCTGACGGTTCAACTCCCGGCGGTCGCCAAGCGTGTTCGCGTTTTCTATTCGACCAGTCCGACGGCGTCGGGACTGCAATGGCTTTCGCCCGAACAAACGGCGGGCAAGAAGCAGCCCTTTATGTTCTCTCAGGCGCAGGCAATCCACGCGCGGTCGTTCATCCCGATCCAGGACTCGCCGCAGATCCGTGTCACCTATTCGGCGCGTGTCAGGACGCCGCGGAATCTTCTCGCGGTGATGAGCGCCGCCGGAAACCGCCAGACAAAGGGCCGCAGCGGCGACTACGGCTTTTTGATGTCTCACTCGGTGCCGCCGTATCTGATCGCGATCGCGGTCGGCGACCTCAGTTTCAAAAGCCTCGGGCCGCGCACCGGCGTCTACACGGAACCGTCGATGATCGCCAAGTCCGCTTACGAACTCGCCGACACCGAAAAGATGGTGACGGCGACCGAGAAGATCTATGGGCCGTATCGCTGGAAACGCTACGATCTGCTCGTGCTTCCGCCGAGTTTCCCGTTCGGCGGAATGGAAAACCCGATGCTGACCTTTGCGACGCCGACGATCCTCGCGGGCGACCGCAGTCTCGTCTCGCTCGTCGCGCACGAACTCGCGCATTCGTGGTCGGGAAATCTCGTGACCAACGCGACGTGGCGCGATTTTTGGCTTAACGAGGGCTTCACGACGTATCTCGAACGCCGCATCATCGAGGCCGTTTACGGCGAAAAGCGCCGCGAAATGGAGGCGATGCTCGGCAAACGGACGCTGCTTTCCGAACTTGCCGAACTGCCGCAGTCGGACCAGATCCTGCATATCGATCTCGCCGGGCGCGACCCCGACGAGGGAATGACGAACGTCGCCTACGAAAAAGGCGCGCTATTTTTGAGATTTCTCGAAGAGAAGTTCGGACGTGCCGAGTTTGACCGCTTCGTCAAAGGTTATTTCGATGCGCACGCGTTCAAGTCGATCACGACCGAAACGTTCGCCGCGTATCTGGACAAGAATCTGCTTTCGGTTCGGCCGGGAATCGTCTCGCGCGCGGACGCGGACGCTTGGATGACGCAGCCGGGCTTGCCTTCGAACGCGCCGGACCCGCAATCGGAGAGTTTCGCACGTGTTGCGGCGCAGGCGAACGAGTATCTTGCAGGAAAGCTCAAACTGAAAGCGATCGCCACCAAGGCCTGGACGACGCAAGAATGGCTTCAGTTTCTGAAGACGATGCCCTCGGATCTCGATTCGACGAAGATGGCCGAGCTCGACAAGGCGTTCGGATTCACGAAGATCGGCAACTCGGAGGTTTCGTTCCAGTGGTTGTTGATGTCGATCCGCAGCGACTATCGGCCCGCCGTCCCGCGTCTCGAGGAATTCCTGACAACGATCGGCCGCCGCAAATTCGTCCGTCCGCTGTACACCGAACTCGTCAAAACCCCGGGCGGACTGAAACTCGCTTGCTCGATCTATTCCAAGGCGCGTCCGGGTTATCATCCGATCACGCAATCGTCGGTCGATGCGATCGTTAAATGCAATTAG
- a CDS encoding DUF3592 domain-containing protein: MDLLQSLSAGTIVFGILIPGVLGLASAILAVCGFADLWIVHRRRKWPTASGSVVASEILTPHRRGCRPFITYRFQANGYEYQSSNFFHGQANSGYSRPEAERRIAGFPPGTPVTVHYDPADPHRSVVVIRTIFWKFMLGSALFAIAAAGSAVIASVVEFFGRR, from the coding sequence ATGGATCTTCTTCAATCATTAAGCGCCGGAACGATCGTGTTCGGGATCCTGATTCCCGGCGTGCTAGGTCTTGCGTCCGCGATACTGGCAGTTTGCGGGTTCGCCGATCTGTGGATCGTCCATCGTCGCCGCAAATGGCCGACCGCATCCGGATCGGTCGTCGCGAGCGAGATCCTGACTCCCCACCGCCGCGGATGCCGCCCGTTTATCACGTATCGCTTTCAAGCCAACGGGTACGAGTACCAAAGTTCGAACTTCTTCCACGGACAGGCAAATTCCGGCTACAGTCGACCGGAGGCGGAACGCCGAATCGCGGGATTCCCGCCCGGAACGCCCGTCACCGTCCATTATGATCCGGCCGATCCTCACCGGTCGGTGGTCGTCATTAGAACGATATTCTGGAAATTCATGCTCGGATCGGCGCTGTTCGCGATCGCGGCCGCCGGATCCGCGGTGATCGCGTCCGTCGTCGAATTCTTCGGAAGGCGCTGA
- a CDS encoding type II toxin-antitoxin system Phd/YefM family antitoxin: MNIIRDIQSVSVFKRDASKILKQLKKTKQPVILTVNGKADAVIMDAESYQNLVEAKEYAETVAVLKERIEELNSGVECQTMEEVFSEIAKEYGVTLED, encoded by the coding sequence ATGAATATTATCCGCGATATACAATCGGTGAGTGTTTTTAAGCGAGATGCTTCAAAAATCCTTAAACAATTAAAGAAAACCAAACAGCCTGTGATCTTGACCGTTAACGGCAAAGCCGATGCCGTCATAATGGATGCGGAAAGCTATCAAAATTTAGTTGAAGCAAAAGAATATGCCGAAACGGTTGCAGTTTTGAAAGAGCGTATAGAAGAACTGAATAGCGGAGTTGAATGCCAAACAATGGAAGAAGTTTTTTCTGAAATTGCCAAGGAATACGGCGTTACGCTTGAAGATTAG
- a CDS encoding FHA domain-containing protein, with product MSRVLLNIRGPYETKTVEVENEVSIGRTDASSVVIDDAGLSRKNTTFFRDGDDVLVVDENSTNGTILNGERLVGAPKIVKNGDEVKLGNGTTIRVEFETSSARPTTSAPATAPVATTPSPVAKKSQIKKQKSEIQNQTMLIAAIGLSVVIVALGAIALVIVNNTNIGESNGGRNLPPQPEGLLIPIRVTDPLGGEDPDDLDDLIASWEVEEKELDLKTLQDVKVSETDASGDEKYLEVTAAFLANRKAKSFEARSGVTGISPPGLKVPAELRGDGVVKQKLKLAQMKSTGYRQPLDFSDLAQKRLARELIEMPMATDSFYLEVGGSATTEPFTSFSFETGDVPIQSGSAKFQPLISLASKYGVSLDNPTDRKQIRMRLLRMFNKGAKPVLEEVARAYYEKYNRPLRVTSLTRSMDYQISLNKTNANSFKVRDANSLPPHTSGCAFDLARKHMTVDEQNFVMEKLAEMERARKLDALIEYGTNACWHIFIYYDGVAP from the coding sequence ATGTCGCGTGTCCTACTGAACATTCGCGGACCGTACGAAACCAAGACCGTTGAAGTCGAGAACGAGGTTTCGATCGGACGAACTGACGCTTCGAGTGTCGTTATCGACGACGCCGGACTGTCGCGCAAAAACACGACGTTTTTCCGCGACGGCGACGACGTGCTCGTCGTTGACGAGAATTCGACCAACGGAACGATTCTGAACGGCGAGAGACTTGTCGGCGCGCCGAAGATCGTAAAGAACGGCGACGAGGTAAAACTCGGCAACGGTACGACGATCCGCGTCGAGTTTGAAACGTCGTCGGCCCGACCAACTACGTCCGCGCCCGCGACCGCTCCGGTGGCAACAACACCGTCGCCCGTCGCCAAAAAATCGCAAATCAAGAAGCAGAAATCCGAAATCCAAAATCAGACGATGCTGATCGCGGCGATCGGACTGTCGGTGGTGATCGTTGCGCTCGGGGCGATCGCGCTCGTGATCGTCAACAACACGAACATCGGCGAATCGAATGGCGGCCGCAATCTGCCGCCGCAGCCCGAAGGATTGCTGATCCCGATCCGCGTGACCGATCCGCTTGGGGGCGAAGACCCCGACGATCTCGACGACCTGATCGCTTCGTGGGAAGTCGAGGAAAAAGAACTCGACCTCAAAACGCTGCAGGACGTAAAGGTTTCCGAGACGGATGCCTCGGGCGACGAGAAATATCTTGAAGTTACCGCCGCGTTTCTTGCGAACCGCAAGGCAAAATCGTTCGAAGCTCGTAGCGGAGTGACCGGAATATCGCCGCCCGGATTGAAAGTTCCGGCAGAGCTTCGCGGCGACGGAGTCGTTAAGCAAAAATTGAAACTGGCGCAGATGAAGAGCACAGGCTATCGCCAACCGCTCGATTTCTCGGATCTCGCACAAAAGCGGCTTGCGCGCGAACTGATCGAAATGCCGATGGCGACCGACAGTTTCTACCTCGAAGTCGGCGGAAGCGCGACAACCGAGCCGTTCACTTCGTTCAGTTTTGAGACCGGCGACGTTCCGATCCAGTCAGGATCCGCGAAGTTTCAGCCCCTCATCAGCCTCGCTTCGAAATACGGAGTAAGCCTCGACAACCCGACCGATCGCAAACAGATCCGGATGCGTCTCCTAAGAATGTTCAACAAAGGCGCGAAACCCGTACTTGAGGAGGTCGCGCGAGCCTATTACGAGAAATACAACCGCCCGCTTCGGGTTACCAGCCTGACGCGTTCGATGGACTACCAGATCAGTCTCAACAAGACCAACGCGAACTCCTTCAAGGTCCGCGATGCCAATTCGCTTCCCCCGCATACGTCGGGCTGCGCGTTCGACCTTGCGCGCAAGCATATGACCGTCGACGAACAGAACTTCGTAATGGAAAAACTCGCCGAAATGGAACGCGCGAGAAAACTCGACGCGCTGATCGAATATGGTACGAATGCCTGTTGGCACATCTTCATCTATTACGACGGCGTCGCGCCGTGA
- a CDS encoding YARHG domain-containing protein: MKAKLLTLIVLFVAVFAVRANDGVFYASGGTLVPLQETRIALRKEVLKFYVVDHGYARVEVDFEFYNPSAARTLTVGFVTPPSDGDFEESKTGHPFITEFTVDINGRTIPYRMKRLAQTSFKKGNINVSGRDWVYYFQATFKKGVNRIRHTYRFRGSVSVEMQREFDYQITTGKRWANRRIDDFELQIHPDNGIYMIIASFQKNGTPAGWKIIGDGTMPAETRGRFSDDGPKIRMFHLNSGYLQFNAKNFKPDNDLFFGEYNWPAGWTSVWCGFGRECAERESLEKVARYFHMNPYDGILDEDFEALSAKEVKFVRNYYFALRGLPFRDPELRRFYERFFWYRPIESLKTTDVRLSKAEDAFLRKVAAFEEKRKN; this comes from the coding sequence ATGAAAGCCAAGCTCCTGACCCTGATCGTACTTTTTGTCGCCGTCTTCGCCGTCCGGGCCAACGACGGCGTTTTTTATGCTTCGGGCGGAACGCTCGTTCCGCTGCAGGAAACGCGGATCGCGCTTCGCAAGGAGGTCCTGAAGTTCTATGTCGTCGATCACGGCTACGCCCGCGTCGAGGTCGATTTCGAGTTCTACAATCCGTCGGCCGCGCGAACGCTGACGGTCGGTTTCGTGACACCGCCTTCGGACGGCGATTTCGAGGAATCGAAGACCGGACATCCGTTCATCACCGAATTCACGGTCGATATCAACGGACGGACGATCCCGTATCGTATGAAACGGCTCGCGCAGACATCGTTCAAGAAAGGCAACATCAACGTCTCAGGCCGCGACTGGGTTTACTATTTCCAGGCGACCTTCAAGAAGGGCGTCAACAGGATTCGTCACACGTACCGTTTTCGGGGATCCGTAAGCGTTGAAATGCAGCGCGAATTCGATTATCAGATCACGACGGGAAAGCGTTGGGCCAATCGTCGGATCGATGATTTCGAGCTCCAGATCCACCCGGACAATGGAATTTATATGATCATCGCTTCGTTCCAGAAGAACGGAACGCCCGCCGGATGGAAGATCATCGGCGACGGAACGATGCCGGCCGAAACGCGCGGCCGATTCTCGGACGACGGACCGAAGATCCGTATGTTTCACCTGAACAGCGGCTATCTTCAGTTCAACGCGAAGAACTTCAAACCCGACAACGATCTGTTCTTCGGCGAGTACAACTGGCCGGCGGGCTGGACAAGTGTCTGGTGCGGATTCGGCCGGGAATGCGCGGAACGCGAATCGCTCGAAAAGGTCGCCCGCTACTTTCATATGAATCCGTATGACGGAATTCTTGACGAGGATTTTGAAGCGCTCTCCGCAAAAGAGGTCAAATTCGTGCGGAACTATTACTTCGCGCTTCGCGGACTGCCGTTTCGCGACCCTGAACTCCGCCGATTCTACGAGAGGTTCTTCTGGTATCGGCCGATCGAATCGTTGAAAACGACCGATGTCCGCCTCAGCAAGGCCGAAGACGCGTTTCTGCGGAAAGTCGCGGCGTTTGAGGAGAAACGCAAAAACTGA
- a CDS encoding zinc ribbon domain-containing protein, whose protein sequence is MYCPSCGLNDSNSNQFCRACGTNLAPVRTAVERTDNVTQSAVTARDEIGRAIAARIRQTQTAKDLKVVAEEVLPEIEKFLESPEEKRLRRLRSGIITGSIGLGVALAFGIISAFRDKEEFLMLAALGLVTFFIGLSFFINAMFASIPRKSFDDRSPDADRQRELDGNANDLALPEARQQFVSVVEDTTRNLTKR, encoded by the coding sequence ATGTATTGTCCAAGCTGCGGGTTAAACGACTCGAATTCCAATCAGTTTTGCCGCGCGTGCGGAACCAATCTGGCGCCGGTGCGGACGGCGGTCGAAAGAACCGACAACGTGACGCAATCGGCGGTGACCGCGCGTGACGAGATCGGCCGCGCGATCGCCGCGCGAATCCGCCAGACGCAAACGGCAAAAGATTTGAAAGTAGTTGCCGAAGAGGTTCTGCCGGAGATCGAGAAGTTTCTCGAATCGCCGGAAGAGAAACGTCTCCGGCGGCTCCGGTCTGGAATCATAACGGGTTCGATCGGACTCGGTGTTGCGCTCGCGTTCGGAATCATCTCCGCGTTCCGGGACAAAGAGGAGTTTCTGATGCTCGCGGCGCTCGGGCTCGTTACGTTTTTCATCGGCCTGAGCTTTTTCATAAACGCGATGTTTGCCAGCATTCCGCGAAAATCGTTTGACGACCGATCGCCCGATGCCGATCGTCAAAGGGAGCTCGACGGAAACGCAAACGATCTGGCTCTGCCCGAAGCGCGGCAGCAATTTGTTTCGGTCGTTGAAGACACGACCCGCAATCTGACCAAGCGCTGA
- a CDS encoding type II toxin-antitoxin system RelE/ParE family toxin: MKNYRVEFLPTAKHDLRTSFLWGVSVWGKTQAGQWLNKLNVTCKKRLKQFPESCPIALESKEFGITLRQLVIDRYRVIFTIQEDSFFVHGSTNGWGSAGCIDVGSGANCEGVLKKLEERRTPILLYVSYDCNPWEQPWTKRKTQ; the protein is encoded by the coding sequence ATGAAGAATTACAGAGTTGAATTTTTACCCACAGCCAAACATGACTTGCGGACATCATTTCTTTGGGGCGTTAGTGTTTGGGGAAAAACGCAAGCCGGACAGTGGTTAAACAAATTAAATGTAACTTGTAAGAAGCGTCTAAAACAATTTCCAGAATCTTGCCCAATTGCACTCGAAAGTAAGGAGTTTGGCATAACCTTAAGACAACTCGTGATAGATCGCTACCGGGTAATTTTTACTATCCAGGAAGATTCATTCTTTGTTCATGGGAGCACTAACGGATGGGGCTCAGCGGGATGCATCGATGTCGGATCTGGTGCGAATTGTGAAGGCGTTCTTAAGAAATTGGAGGAAAGACGGACACCCATACTGCTTTACGTAAGTTATGACTGCAATCCGTGGGAGCAACCTTGGACAAAGCGAAAGACTCAATAG
- a CDS encoding RNA-binding protein, producing the protein MSMKLYVGNLSFNTTAGDLEKMFGEVGTVESTNVIEDRETGRSRGFAFVEMSSKEEGRQAITVMNGKEIDGRELIVNEAKPRENAGGGGNRGGGGNRGGGGGGRGGYGGGGSRW; encoded by the coding sequence ATGTCAATGAAACTCTACGTAGGAAATCTGTCGTTCAACACGACCGCCGGCGATCTTGAAAAAATGTTCGGCGAAGTGGGAACGGTCGAATCGACCAACGTTATCGAAGATCGTGAAACCGGCCGTTCGCGCGGCTTTGCGTTTGTCGAGATGTCGAGCAAGGAAGAAGGCCGTCAGGCGATCACCGTGATGAACGGCAAAGAGATCGACGGTCGTGAACTGATCGTCAACGAAGCCAAGCCGCGTGAAAACGCCGGCGGCGGCGGAAATCGTGGCGGCGGCGGAAACCGCGGTGGCGGTGGCGGCGGTCGCGGCGGTTACGGCGGCGGCGGTTCGCGCTGGTAG
- a CDS encoding VWA domain-containing protein, translated as MAEHESHRKKNLTVLARKLSRLTSEQKRAALESSAALAGVSLRVSRQFVEAVPKAAKILSAGDLREWAEMGRRLAMGSSDLGVKFFDSGVAGLKYVAPEARPLVFQICVRQLVLSSSISLETFELIPRLAKEVDDERLFTDILRLASEIANRSAKHSADFLRATPNVAKALKRFPNDSAAESAVALAMNFAGRTGGMTADLWTSLPEALNRVSVENAVRLMNAAIRFLDFGGSVTLHFVGAGGIVLEKAAEVFDVWRDALERVAKHGNAILISFLRATPRFFVQLASLKKHDEIVTVAGKVLKLVAEIAEKDAESALAAFRSSAGALKKVSLDQFEEWIETGLAEKENASAKARKSYFALETRQSNELLQEAQEGLPLDAVQTVLRIYVEGLTGKQIEVAPLSAMPQESRIGDGKTIYLPANVNEFDSEDLDFRLYKVLAAHGAGQIEFGTFEKDTKQLKAAFAELGELYAATADQTDAFSLAGYIEDVQKGDRALSDDELRAEVKKRVKKLPKDSDYRAVLQVFPEPRLARKIFGTMENARIDASLRRSYRGLRKDLDLMRDFLRQRRPFIFDIPMNQVPFELLFQITLCGGATDDARQFYGQIVSEIETIVEKYLTRWSEAADLQIRNQKSQIRNPNVADSLMATSRVYTLFQNITPEETQSQESQTEEKGEFAYDDKTAEESVLESQVERERKQKKSQDIKDLFNAWNALEDDDDEPDDLQGAEAWSSSEMPEQPLEAGDVAFSYDEWDRDLSDYRVGWSRVIEKKVRQGDRNFVELARSRYRGVISSIRHQFQLMKPENLTRINREIDGEDYDLNALIDYVVDKRADGRQSENIYTKRLRKQRDVAVSLLLDQSSSTARTITRNPLQPYTHPGRRIIEIEKEGLVLMSEALEAVGDVYSISGFTSEGRRNVKFYVVKDFSEKYSEEIERRIGGITFQNNTRMGAAIRHAAAKLVRQESRTKLLIILTDGRPYDHDYGDARYAREDVREALTEAKIQGITPFCITIDRESESELRDLYGDVGYTIIDDVLSLPERMPNIYRRLTS; from the coding sequence ATGGCCGAACACGAAAGTCACCGTAAAAAGAACCTGACGGTCCTGGCGCGCAAACTAAGCCGTTTGACGAGCGAGCAAAAGCGCGCGGCGCTTGAATCGAGCGCCGCGCTCGCCGGCGTTTCGCTGCGCGTCAGCCGCCAGTTCGTCGAGGCCGTTCCCAAGGCGGCGAAAATCCTCAGCGCCGGAGATCTGCGCGAATGGGCCGAAATGGGACGGAGACTGGCGATGGGCAGCTCCGATCTCGGAGTTAAGTTCTTTGACTCGGGCGTCGCAGGGTTAAAATATGTCGCGCCCGAAGCGCGGCCTCTGGTTTTTCAGATCTGTGTCCGCCAACTCGTGCTTTCGAGCTCGATCTCGCTCGAAACCTTCGAACTCATTCCGCGGCTCGCCAAGGAAGTTGACGACGAACGGCTTTTCACCGACATTCTGCGCCTCGCATCGGAGATCGCCAACCGGTCGGCAAAACACAGCGCCGACTTTCTGCGTGCGACTCCGAACGTCGCCAAAGCGCTGAAGCGATTTCCAAATGATTCGGCGGCTGAATCTGCGGTCGCTCTCGCGATGAACTTCGCCGGGCGCACGGGCGGGATGACGGCGGATCTTTGGACGAGCCTGCCCGAAGCGCTGAATCGCGTCTCGGTTGAGAACGCCGTGCGTTTGATGAACGCAGCGATCAGATTTCTCGACTTCGGCGGGAGCGTAACGCTGCATTTCGTCGGCGCCGGAGGAATCGTGCTTGAGAAGGCCGCTGAGGTCTTCGATGTCTGGCGAGACGCGCTCGAGCGTGTCGCAAAACACGGAAACGCGATCCTGATCTCTTTCCTGCGGGCGACACCGCGGTTTTTCGTCCAACTTGCGTCACTCAAGAAACACGACGAGATTGTCACGGTCGCCGGCAAAGTCCTCAAACTCGTCGCCGAAATTGCCGAAAAAGACGCCGAAAGCGCGCTCGCCGCATTCCGTTCATCAGCCGGAGCGCTCAAAAAGGTTTCGCTCGATCAGTTTGAGGAATGGATCGAAACCGGCCTCGCCGAGAAAGAAAACGCATCGGCCAAAGCGCGCAAGAGCTATTTCGCGCTCGAAACGCGGCAGTCGAACGAACTGCTTCAGGAAGCGCAGGAAGGTTTGCCGCTCGACGCTGTTCAAACCGTGTTGCGTATCTATGTCGAAGGCCTGACCGGCAAACAGATCGAGGTTGCGCCGCTTTCGGCGATGCCGCAGGAATCAAGGATCGGCGACGGCAAAACGATCTATCTTCCGGCGAACGTGAACGAGTTTGACTCGGAAGATCTCGATTTCCGCCTGTACAAAGTACTCGCCGCACACGGCGCCGGTCAGATCGAGTTCGGCACCTTCGAAAAGGACACCAAGCAGCTCAAAGCGGCGTTCGCCGAACTGGGCGAACTATATGCGGCGACCGCCGATCAAACCGACGCTTTCTCGCTCGCCGGTTACATCGAGGACGTGCAGAAGGGCGATCGGGCTTTGTCCGACGACGAACTCAGGGCGGAGGTCAAGAAACGCGTCAAGAAACTGCCGAAGGATTCCGACTATCGCGCCGTTCTGCAGGTTTTCCCGGAACCGCGTCTGGCGCGCAAAATCTTCGGCACGATGGAAAACGCGCGCATCGACGCGTCGTTGCGCCGGTCATATCGCGGTCTGCGCAAGGACCTCGACCTGATGCGCGATTTTCTGCGCCAGCGCCGTCCGTTCATTTTCGACATTCCGATGAATCAGGTCCCATTCGAACTCTTGTTCCAGATCACGCTTTGCGGCGGCGCGACCGACGATGCGCGACAGTTTTACGGTCAGATCGTCTCGGAGATCGAAACGATCGTCGAAAAATATCTGACACGTTGGTCGGAAGCGGCCGACTTGCAAATCCGAAATCAGAAATCACAAATCCGAAATCCCAATGTCGCCGACAGTTTGATGGCCACCTCGCGCGTCTATACGCTCTTTCAGAACATCACGCCTGAAGAGACGCAATCGCAGGAATCGCAGACCGAAGAAAAGGGCGAGTTCGCCTACGACGACAAAACGGCGGAGGAATCGGTGCTGGAAAGTCAGGTAGAGCGCGAACGGAAGCAGAAGAAATCACAGGACATTAAGGATCTGTTCAATGCCTGGAACGCGCTCGAGGACGACGACGACGAGCCCGACGATCTGCAGGGCGCCGAGGCTTGGTCTTCATCCGAGATGCCCGAACAACCGCTCGAAGCCGGCGACGTCGCCTTCAGCTACGACGAATGGGATCGCGACCTTTCGGATTACCGCGTCGGCTGGAGCCGCGTCATCGAAAAGAAGGTCCGTCAGGGCGATCGCAATTTCGTTGAACTCGCGCGCTCGCGCTATCGCGGCGTGATCTCATCGATCCGGCACCAGTTTCAGCTGATGAAGCCCGAGAATCTGACGCGCATCAACCGTGAGATCGACGGCGAGGATTACGATCTGAACGCATTGATCGACTATGTCGTCGACAAACGCGCCGACGGGCGGCAATCGGAGAACATTTACACCAAACGACTTAGAAAACAAAGGGATGTCGCAGTTTCGCTGCTTTTGGATCAATCGTCATCGACGGCGCGGACGATCACACGCAATCCGCTGCAGCCGTACACACACCCCGGACGCCGCATCATCGAGATCGAAAAGGAAGGTTTGGTGCTGATGAGCGAAGCGCTCGAGGCGGTCGGCGACGTCTATTCGATCAGCGGTTTCACGAGCGAGGGTCGGCGAAACGTCAAATTCTATGTCGTCAAGGATTTTTCGGAGAAATACTCGGAAGAGATCGAACGCCGGATCGGCGGGATCACATTTCAGAACAACACAAGGATGGGCGCCGCGATCCGCCACGCCGCGGCGAAGCTCGTCCGCCAGGAATCGCGCACAAAACTTCTGATCATCCTCACTGACGGCCGACCGTACGACCACGATTACGGCGACGCGCGATACGCCCGCGAGGATGTCCGCGAAGCGCTGACGGAGGCTAAAATCCAGGGCATCACGCCGTTCTGCATCACGATCGACCGCGAATCCGAATCCGAACTCCGCGATCTTTACGGCGACGTCGGCTACACGATCATCGACGATGTTCTGAGTTTGCCCGAGCGTATGCCGAATATTTACCGCCGACTGACGAGCTAG
- a CDS encoding transglycosylase SLT domain-containing protein, protein MKKEEVRDYEGLNVALATWYLQTLIDQFESDKNTLYTGRNAVRAALAAYNRGRREVLKYGLGKPQTKSGTFYADSVLACERILKK, encoded by the coding sequence TTGAAGAAGGAGGAGGTCCGAGACTACGAAGGTCTGAATGTTGCGTTGGCAACGTGGTATCTGCAGACGCTGATAGACCAGTTTGAATCTGATAAGAATACCCTATACACCGGTCGCAACGCTGTTCGGGCGGCTCTTGCCGCGTATAACCGCGGTCGCCGCGAGGTTCTTAAGTACGGACTCGGAAAACCCCAAACGAAATCAGGGACTTTCTATGCCGACTCAGTGCTTGCTTGTGAGAGAATTTTGAAGAAATAG